In Hermetia illucens chromosome 5, iHerIll2.2.curated.20191125, whole genome shotgun sequence, a single window of DNA contains:
- the LOC119657608 gene encoding brachyurin-like: MSFLVIFSAILYAVSAAELPPVAVVKDIQEDFVKSPLSRITGGNEADPHSIPYQVALQLRSGSGSSAFCGGSLISDKFVVTAAHCVDGMTSATIFLGAHHLRVPETDRIQQSVNKSNFIIHEQWNSRQIRNDVALIKLAFPIQFNDNISAVNLPRRKDVTKSYVSEMATASGWGVFSDKKPSVSPVLRYINATVINQNQCRRSLGSTVQSTNICISGANGASTCSGDSGGPLVIYEADGSRTLVGITSFGSARGCEMNYAAAFVRVTSYLNWITSNAGIELR, translated from the exons ATGAGCTTTTTAGTAATTTTCTCGGCTATACTTTACGCCGTTTCCGCGGCTGAACTTCCTCCGGTCGCCGTAGTCAAGGACATCCAAGAGGATTTCGTGAAATCTCCGCTATCGAGAATTACTGGTGGAAATGAGGCTGATCCGCATTCGATTCCATACCAGGTTGCTTTGCAGCTCAGATCTGGAAGTGGTAGTTCAGCATTTTGCGGCGGATCTTTGATTTCTGACAAATTTGTCGTGACTGCGGCACATTGTGTGGATGG CATGACCTCTGCCACCATTTTTCTCGGCGCCCACCACTTAAGAGTTCCTGAAACGGACCGAATTCAACAATCAGTGAACAAAAGCAACTTCATAATCCATGAACAATGGAATAGTCGCCAAATCCGAAATGATGTTGCTTTAATAAAGCTGGCCTTTCCTATTCAATTTAATG ATAACATTAGTGCCGTGAATTTGCCAAGGAGAAAAGATGTCACCAAATCATATGTCTCAGAAATGGCGACTGCATCGGGATGGGGTGTTTTTTCAGATA AAAAGCCATCTGTGTCACCCGTACTGCGCTATATAAACGCAACTGTAATCAATCAAAATCAATGCCGGAGGTCCTTAGGGTCAACAGTTCAATCGACAAATATTTGTATATCCGGAGCCAACGGCGCATCTACTTGCAGTGGCGATTCTGGGGGTCCTTTGGTGATATATGAAGCAGATGGATCAAGGACACTAGTAGGAATTACCTCCTTTGGCAGTGCTCGTGGCTGTGAAATGAATTATGCGGCGGCATTTGTTAGAGTCACGTCTTACTTGAACTGGATTACAAGTAATGCTGGCATCGAACTAAGATAA